A single region of the Ziziphus jujuba cultivar Dongzao chromosome 10, ASM3175591v1 genome encodes:
- the LOC107410783 gene encoding pentatricopeptide repeat-containing protein At2g29760, chloroplastic yields the protein MATLSTPPVSLPRHPNTTTTTVNNDLLSLIDQCTNTKQLQQVHARMLRTGLFFDPYSSSKLITASALSSFSSLDYARRVFDQIPQPNLYTWNTLIRGYASSSEPSQSIVVFLEMLYRGCELPNKFTYPFVIKAASELKDLLIGTGFHGMVIKSSLGSDVFILNSLIHFYGSCGDLDLAYRVFLNIPKKDLVSWNSMITAFVQGNYPNKVFEMFREMELENVKPNDITMLGVLSACAKKVDIEFGRWVCSYIERNEIRVNLTLNNAMLDMYVKCGSIEDAKRLFDNMQEKDVVSWTTMLDGYAQLEKYDEAHRVFEAMPCQDIAAWNVLISSYEQNGKPKEALATFRKLQTSKTAKPDEVTLVSTLSSCAQLGAIDLGRWIHVYIKKQGIKMNCHLTTSLIDMYAKCGELEEALEVFNSVERKDVFNWSAMIAGLAMHGRGRAALDLFSRMLEAKVKPNAVTFTNILCACSHTGLVDEGRNLFHQMEPIYGVVPGLKHYTCMVDILGRSGHLKEAMQFIEEMPIAPNASVWGALLASCRLHGNVELAEKACSQLLELDPKNHGAYVLLSNIYAKSGKWDQVSGLRKFMRDSGLKKEPGCSLIEVNGIIHEFLVGDNSHPLSKEIYSKLDEVATRLKSVGYAPNESHLLQLVEEEGMKEHALNLHSEKLAIAYGLIGMGPSQPIRVVKNLRVCGDCHSFAKLISRLYEREILLRDRYRFHHFKEGHCSCMDFW from the coding sequence ATGGCAACTTTAAGCACCCCTCCTGTGTCTCTCCCGCGTCACCCAAACACAACCACCACAACTGTCAATAACGACCTTCTTTCACTGATAGACCAATGCACCAACACAAAGCAGCTGCAGCAAGTCCATGCCCGTATGCTTCGTACGGGTCTCTTCTTCGACCCTTACTCCTCCAGCAAGCTCATCACGGCTTCTGctctctcttccttctccagTCTCGATTATGCCCGCCGGGTATTCGACCAAATTCCACAGCCAAATCTTTATACTTGGAACACCCTCATTCGAGGTTATGCATCCAGTTCTGAACCCAGCCAAAGTATTGTTGTCTTTCTGGAAATGCTTTACCGGGGTTGTGAATTACCGAATAAATTCACGTACCCTTTTGTTATCAAGGCAGCTTCGGAGCTTAAGGATTTGCTGATAGGAACAGGTTTTCATGGAATGGTAATCAAGTCCTCACTTGGTTCGGATGTGTTTATTCTTAATTCGCTTATACATTTTTATGGGTCGTGTGGGGATTTGGATTTGGCATATCGGGTGTTTCTTAACATTCCTAAAAAGGATCTTGTTTCTTGGAATTCTATGATTACAGCTTTTGTGCAGGGAAATTATCCCAATAAGGTATTTGAAATGTTTAGGGAAATGGAGTTGGAGAATGTGAAACCGAATGATATAACAATGTTAGGGGTCTTGTCTGCTTGTGCAAAGAAGGTGGACATAGAGTTTGGGAGGTGGGTCTGTTCGTATATTGAAAGGAATGAGATTAGAGTGAACTTGACTTTAAACAATGCAATGCTTGATATGTATGTGAAATGTGGGAGTATTGAAGATGCAAAAAGATTGTTTGATAATATGCAAGAGAAGGATGTTGTCTCATGGACCACTATGCTTGATGGGTATGCTCAGTTGGAGAAATATGATGAGGCTCATCGTGTTTTTGAAGCAATGCCTTGTCAAGATATTGCTGCCTGGAATGTCCTCATTTCTTCTTATGAACAAAATGGTAAGCCCAAGGAGGCTTTGGCTACTTTCCGTAAGTTGCAAACTAGCAAGACTGCAAAGCCTGATGAAGTCACTTTGGTCAGTACTCTGTCATCTTGTGCTCAGTTGGGAGCAATTGATCTTGGACGGTGGATTCATGTCTACATAAAAAAGCAAGGGATTAAAATGAACTGTCATCTTACTACTTCTCTCATTGACATGTATGCTAAGTGTGGTGAATTGGAGGAAGCACTTGAGGTATTTAATTCAGTAGAGAGGAAAGATGTTTTCAATTGGAGTGCTATGATTGCTGGTTTGGCAATGCATGGGCGTGGGAGGGCTGCACTAGATTTGTTCTCCAGAATGCTAGAGGCCAAGGTCAAGCCTAATGCTGTGACATTTACCAATATATTATGTGCCTGTAGCCACACAGGATTAGTGGATGAGGGAAGAAATCTTTTCCATCAAATGGAGCCAATCTATGGGGTTGTGCCTGGACTGAAACATTATACTTGCATGGTTGATATTCTTGGTCGTTCAGGTCATCTGAAAGAGGCTATGCAGTTTATAGAGGAAATGCCAATAGCTCCTAATGCTTCTGTGTGGGGTGCTCTGCTTGCATCCTGTAGACTTCATGGCAATGTTGAACTCGCTGAAAAGGCTTGTAGCCAATTGCTTGAGTTGGATCCCAAAAATCATGGAGCCTATGTGCTTTTATCTAATATATATGCCAAATCAGGGAAATGGGATCAAGTTTCAGGGTTAAGGAAGTTCATGCGGGATTCTGGACTGAAAAAAGAACCAGGTTGCAGTTTAATTGAGGTCAATGGCATTATACATGAGTTTTTAGTTGGCGATAATTCTCACCCTTTATCCAAGGAAATTTACTCAAAGCTGGATGAGGTTGCAACAAGGTTGAAATCAGTTGGATATGCGCCAAACGAGTCTCACCTACTGCAACTTGTTGAAGAAGAAGGCATGAAAGAGCATGCACTCAACCTTCATAGTGAGAAGTTGGCAATTGCTTATGGTCTTATAGGTATGGGCCCATCTCAACCAATCAGGGTTGTAAAGAATCTCCGCGTTTGTGGGGACTGCCACTCATTTGCTAAGCTTATATCCAGGCTTTATGAAAGAGAGATACTGCTGAGAGATCGGTATAGATTTCATCATTTTAAGGAAGGGCACTGCTCGTGTATGGATTTTTGGTGA
- the LOC107410776 gene encoding UDP-glycosyltransferase 71K1-like translates to MKKAELVLIPAPAVGHLVSILEFAKRLIDRDHRISFTILAIKSAFPSSSDSYIRSVIASQPRIKLIDVPQVDPPAKELLRSPVKYFSTYIQSHTPHVNNIISDIISSNNSDNSNRVVGLVVDFFCVSMVDVAQQLNLPSYLFMTSNAGGLSLMLYLPILHDQKLDAEIYYRDHDLVVPGIAKSIPPNVLPSAFTDGGYADYIEIARKFREARGIIVNTFEELEPFAVNWLSSGPAQAPLVYTVGPVLDLQGGSKAHTSLDQDDHDKIIHWLDDQPPLSVVFLCFGSMGSFDEAQVKEIAFGLERSEQRFLWSLRVQQYPKEGDPVGLFLPDGFLERIKGRGMVCGWAPQVEVLAHKSTGGFVSHCGWNSILESLWNGVPIVTWPLYAEQPMNAFRMARELGMAEELRVDYRRGGNVGDLVMADEIEKAVRDVMEKESEVRKKVKEMGELARKAVMEGGSSFNSTGRFIEDMIGKE, encoded by the coding sequence ATGAAGAAGGCAGAATTAGTGTTGATCCCAGCGCCAGCAGTTGGCCACTTGGTCTCGATCCTCGAGTTCGCAAAGCGACTAATAGATCGAGATCATAGAATTTCATTCACCATCCTTGCAATCAAATCAGCATTTCCTTCTTCATCCGATTCATATATCAGATCAGTTATAGCCTCACAGCCCCGGATCAAACTCATAGATGTCCCACAAGTTGACCCACCTGCAAAAGAGCTACTGAGATCACCCGTCAAGTATTTCTCCACCTACATACAGAGCCACACACCACATGTCAACAACATCATCTCTGATATCATCTCTAGTAATAACTCGGACAACTCGAACCGAGTTGTCGGATTGGTCGTCGATTTCTTCTGCGTGTCCATGGTTGATGTGGCCCAACAACTCAACCTTCCTTCTTACCTGTTCATGACTAGCAACGCAGGAGGTCTTTCTCTCATGCTTTACCTTCCAATTCTTCATGATCAGAAATTAGATGCTGAAATTTATTACAGGGATCATGATTTGGTAGTCCCAGGCATAGCAAAATCGATTCCTCCGAACGTTTTGCCATCAGCTTTCACGGACGGAGGCTATGCTGATTACATAGAGATTGCCCGGAAATTCAGGGAGGCAAGAGGAATCATAGTGAATACGTTTGAGGAACTTGAACCATTTGCTGTCAACTGGTTGTCAAGTGGGCCAGCACAAGCCCCACTGGTCTACACGGTCGGACCGGTGCTTGACCTGCAGGGTGGGTCAAAAGCCCACACAAGTTTGGATCAAGATGACCATGATAAGATCATCCATTGGCTTGACGATCAGCCTCCATTGTCGGTGGTTTTCTTGTGCTTCGGAAGCATGGGAAGCTTCGATGAAGCCCAAGTGAAAGAGATAGCTTTTGGTCTCGAGCGCAGCGAGCAAAGGTTCTTGTGGTCTCTGAGAGTTCAACAATATCCAAAAGAGGGGGACCCTGTTGGATTGTTCTTGCCTGATGGGTTTTTGGAGAGGATCAAAGGGAGAGGAATGGTATGTGGGTGGGCTCCACAGGTGGAGGTTCTGGCCCACAAATCCACTGGGGGATTTGTTTCACATTGTGGTTGGAATTCCATATTGGAAAGCTTGTGGAATGGGGTTCCGATTGTGACATGGCCTCTCTATGCAGAGCAACCCATGAATGCGTTTAGGATGGCGAGGGAGTTGGGAATGGCAGAGGAGTTGAGGGTGGATTACAGAAGAGGTGGTAATGTTGGAGATTTGGTTATGGCGGATGAGATTGAGAAAGCGGTGAGGGATGTGATGGAGAAGGAAAGTGAGGTGAGGAAGAAGGTTAAGGAGATGGGAGAGTTGGCCAGAAAGGCTGTGATGGAGGGTGGATCATCGTTCAATTCCACTGGGAGATTTATTGAGGATATGATAGGGAAGGAGtag
- the LOC107410841 gene encoding UDP-glycosyltransferase 71K1-like codes for MKKSELVFIPAPGIGHLVSALEFAKRLIDHDDRHSITVLSMKFPFTPFADEFTKSLVASHHGIQVIDLPPVDPPPPELLNSPENFVCAFIESLIPHVRNTLTDMLSSSSRVSGLVLDFFCLSLIDVGNELGVPSYMFLTSNSGFLGLMLHIPIRHNQKSAEFEESDAEVSLPGFWNPVPVSVLPGAVFDKDGGYSAYLKLAKRFRDTKGIIVNTFSELELDSVKSLSDGETPPVYMVGPVIDLKGQPNPSLDQAQREKIMHWLDDQPESSVVYLCFGSMGTFGAIQLREIATGLERSGHRFLWSMRVPQPAKGPDDILPEGFSERIGGRGLICGWAPQMEVLAHKAIKGFVSHCGWNSILESLWFGVPIATWPIYAEQQMNAFRMVKEFGLAVEMKLDYRLGDLVMADEIEIAVRRLMDDSDELRKKVKEMGEMARQAIIEGGSSYIAVGQLIEDILGSISCDN; via the coding sequence ATGAAGAAATCAGAGTTGGTGTTCATCCCAGCCCCGGGAATCGGCCACCTGGTTTCGGCTCTCGAATTCGCCAAGCGCTTAATAGATCATGACGATCGGCATTCGATCACAGTGTTGTCCATGAAGTTCCCCTTCACACCATTCGCAGATGAATTCACCAAATCTCTAGTGGCCTCACACCATGGAATCCAGGTCATTGATCTTCCTCCAGTTGATCCACCCCCTCCAGAACTATTGAACTCGCCAGAAAATTTTGTCTGTGCATTCATTGAGAGTCTCATTCCTCATGTCAGAAACACTCTCACTGATATGTTATCATCTTCTTCCCGAGTTTCCGGGTTGGTTCTTGATTTCTTCTGCCTGTCTCTCATAGATGTCGGTAACGAACTGGGTGTTCCTTCTTATATGTTCTTGACTTCTAACTCCGGATTTCTGGGTCTCATGCTCCATATTCCAATTCGCCATAATCAGAAGAGCGCCGAGTTTGAGGAATCAGATGCTGAGGTGTCGTTACCGGGTTTTTGGAATCCGGTTCCTGTAAGCGTTCTGCCTGGGGCTGTGTTTGACAAGGATGGTGGATATTCTGCATATCTGAAGCTTGCTAAGAGGTTCAGAGACACCAAAGGGATTATTGTAAATACGTTTTCCGAGTTGGAATTGGATTCCGTTAAGTCGTTGAGTGATGGGGAAACGCCTCCTGTCTACATGGTTGGACCTGTAATTGACTTGAAAGGTCAACCTAACCCCAGTTTGGATCAGGCTCAGCGTGAGAAGATCATGCATTGGCTTGATGACCAACCTGAGTCTTCCGTGGTGTATCTGTGCTTTGGAAGCATGGGGACCTTTGGAGCTATCCAACTGAGAGAAATTGCAACCGGGCTTGAACGCAGTGGGCATAGATTCCTGTGGTCTATGCGAGTGCCACAACCGGCAAAGGGTCCCGATGACATCTTGCCGGAAGGATTCTCAGAACGGATCGGAGGGAGGGGGTTGATATGTGGGTGGGCACCACAAATGGAAGTCTTGGCACACAAAGCAATCAAAGGGTTTGTATCCCATTGTGGTTGGAATTCCATATTGGAGAGCTTATGGTTTGGAGTGCCAATTGCTACTTGGCCTATATACGCAGAACAGCAAATGAATGCATTTAGAATGGTGAAGGAATTTGGGTTGGCAGTGGAGATGAAGTTGGATTACCGGTTGGGTGATCTTGTAATGGCGGACGAGATTGAAATTGCAGTCAGACGTCTTATGGATGACAGCGATGAGTTGAGGAAGAAGGTGAAGGAGATGGGAGAGATGGCCAGGCAAGCTATAATAGAAGGTGGGTCTTCCTATATTGCAGTTGGTCAGCTGATAGAGGATATTTTAGGAAGCATTTCCTGTGACAATTAA
- the LOC107410842 gene encoding pleckstrin homology domain-containing protein 1: MEGLWRAATGQDPSPEDYNGVEFWSNPERAGWLTKQGDYIKTWRRRWFILKQGKLLWFKDRHVSRGSIPRGVIPVGTCLTVKGAEDVVHKPCAFELSTTGQDTMYFIADSEKEKEEWINSIGRSIVQHSRSLADSEVVDYDNRS; encoded by the coding sequence ATGGAGGGCCTATGGCGAGCGGCGACGGGGCAAGACCCGAGCCCAGAGGACTACAACGGAGTGGAGTTCTGGTCGAACCCGGAACGAGCCGGGTGGTTAACGAAACAGGGCGACTACATCAAGACCTGGAGACGCCGCTGGTTCATCCTCAAACAGGGGAAGCTGCTCTGGTTCAAGGACCGCCACGTCAGCCGTGGCTCCATTCCACGTGGCGTGATCCCGGTGGGCACGTGCCTGACCGTCAAGGGCGCCGAGGATGTGGTCCATAAGCCCTGTGCCTTCGAGCTCTCCACTACTGGTCAAGATACCATGTACTTCATCGCCGATTCCGAGAAAGAGAAGGAGGAGTGGATCAACTCCATCGGACGCTCCATCGTCCAGCATTCGCGATCCCTTGCCGATTCCGAGGTCGTTGATTATGATAATCGAAGCTGA